In Felis catus isolate Fca126 chromosome A3, F.catus_Fca126_mat1.0, whole genome shotgun sequence, a single genomic region encodes these proteins:
- the SEMA4F gene encoding semaphorin-4F isoform X3: protein MVPEAHRQNCRKKGKKEDECHNFVQILAIANASHLLTCGTFAFDPKCGVIDVSSFQQVERLESGRGKCPFEPAQRSAAVMAGGVLYAATVKNYLGTEPIISRAVGRAEDWIRTETLPSWLNAPAFVAAVALSPADWGDEDGDDEIYFFFTETSRAFDSYERIKVPRVARVCAGDLGGRKTLQHRWTTFLKADLLCPGPEHGRASSVLQDMAILRPEHGSGTLIFYGIFSSQWEGAAISAVCAFLPQDIRTVLNGPFRELKHDCNRGLPVMDNDVPQPRPGECIANNMKLQQFGSSLSLPDRVLTFIRDHPLMDRPVFPADGHPLLVTTDTAYLRIVAHRVTSLSGKEYDVLYLGTEDGHLHRAVQIGAQLSVLEDLALFPEPQPIESMKLYQNWLLVGSHTEVTQVNTTNCGRLQSCSECILAQDPVCAWSFRLDACVAHAGEHGGLVQDIESADVSSLCPKEPGERPVVFEVPVATAAHVVLPCSPSSAWASCVWHRPSGVTALTPRRDGLEVVVTPGAMGAYACECQEGGAARVVAAYSLVWGNQRGPPSQAHTVGAGLAGFVLGVLAASLTLLLIGRRQQRRRQRELLARDKVGLDLGAPPSGTTSYSQDPPSPSPEDERLPLALAKRSSGFGGFPPPFLLDTCPSPAHIRLTGAPLATCDETSI, encoded by the exons GATGTGTCCAGTTTCCAGCAGGTTGAAAGACTTGAGAGTGGCCGAGGGAAATGTCCTTTTGAGCCAGCTCAGCGGTCAGCAGCTGTAATGGCTG GGGGGGTCCTCTATGCTGCCACTGTGAAAAACTACTTGGGGACGGAGCCGATTATCTCCCGGGCTGTGGGTCGCGCTGAGGACTGGATTCGGACAGAGACCTTGCCATCCTGGCTTAacg ccccagcctttgTTGCAGCCGTGGCCTTGAGCCCAGCCGACTGGGGAGATGAAGACGGAGATGACGAGATCTACTTCTTCTTTACGGAGACTTCCCGAGCATTTGACTCGTATGAGCGCATTAAGGTCCCACGGGTGGCCCGTGTGTGTGCG GGGGACCTTGGGGGCCGGAAGACCCTCCAGCACAGATGGACAACATTTCTGAAGGCTGACCTGCTATGTCCAGGGCCTGAGCATGGCCGGGCCTCCAGTGTCCTGCAGGACATGGCCATTCTTCGACCTGAGCATGGATCGGGGACCCTCATCTTTTATGGCATCTTTTCCTCCCAGTG GGAGGGGGCTGCCATCTCTGCTGTCTGTGCCTTTCTACCACAAGACATTCGGACAGTGCTGAATGGTCCCTTCAGAGAGTTGAAACATGACTGCAACAGGGGACTGCCTGTCATGGACAATGACGTACCCCAGCCCAGACCTGGAGAG TGCATCGCCAACAACATGAAACTCCAGCAGTTTGGCTCATCACTTTCCCTGCCTGACCGTGTGCTCACCTTCATCCGGGACCACCCACTCATGGACAGGCCGGTGTTTCCCGCCGATGGTCATCCCCTGCTCGTCACTACAGATACAGCCTATCTCAGAATTGTGGCCCACAGGGTGACCAGCCTCTCAGGGAAAGAGTACGATGTGCTCTACCTGGGGACAG AGGATGGACACCTCCACCGAGCAGTGCAGATTGGAGCCCAGCTCAGCGTCCTGGAGGATCTGGCCTTATTCCCTGAGCCACAGCCAATTGAGAGCATGAAATTGTATCAA AACTGGCTCCTGGTGGGCTCCCATACTGAGGTGACACAAGTGAACACAACCAACTGTGGCCGTCTCCAGAGCTGCTCAGAGTGCATCCTGGCCCAAGACCCTGTGTGTGCCTGGAGCTTCCGGCTGGATGCGTGTGTGGCCCATGCTGGGGAGCATGGAGG GTTGGTCCAAGACATAGAGTCAGCGGATGTCTCTTCTTTGTGTCCCAAAGAGCCCGGAG AACGCCCAGTAGTGTTTGAAGTTCCTGTGGCTACAGCTGCGCATGTGGTCTTGCCATGTTCCCCAAGTTCAGCATGGGCGTCCTGTGTGTGGCACCGGCCCAGTGGAGTGACTGCACTTACCCCCCGGCGGGATGGGCTGGAGGTGGTGGTAACCCCAGGAGCCATGGGTGCTTATGCCTGTGAATGTCAGGAGGGTGGGGCTGCCCGTGTGGTGGCTGCTTACAGCTTGGTATGGGGCAACCAGCGGGGCCCCCCAAGTCAGGCCCACACAGTAGGGGCGGGACTGGCTGGCTTTGTCCTGGGGGTTCTTGCAGCATCCCTGACTCTCCTTCTGATTGGTCGGCGTCAGCAGCGACGGCGACAGAGGGAACTTCTGGCCAGAGACAAGGTGGGCTTGGACCTAGGGGCCCCACCATCTGGGACCACAAGCTACAGCCAggaccctccctctccttctcctgaaGATGAGCGGCTGCCCCTGGCCCTGGCCAAGAGGAGCAGTGGCTTTGGtggcttccctcccccctttctgcTTGATACTTGCCCGAGCCCAGCCCACATTCGGCTCACTGGGGCTCCTCTAGCCACATGTGATGAAACATCCATCTAG